The window aagaacttttaaaaaaaagaattcaaaaagaaaaaacttcttTATTATCTTAGTGAAACTTGCTCAAAACactaagctctctctctcttcagaattctcttatctctctcaaGCTTACAATCTCTCTcaataaaaaaacctaaaacacaAGGCTTCTATTTATAAGCTTTTAGAATCCTATTATTcctttttcctaaaaaaagGATTATTTCCTAAACTTTCTCCTAAGGATATGTTAAGATCTCAATTTAACATATCCTTGTCCTAATCGCCTTTTAAGTTTGCTTGGTTATCAAGCTTGAGTCATCATCCTCAACGAAACACTTCTCATAATCTTCATCGAAGCCATTCTCATCATCCTCATGAACGCCATTCTCATGAGCAGGCATTTCTATGTTAATATTCGCCGAACCTGAAATGTGTGTGGTGTCGAAGTGGATTAGGAGTGATGGCTACTAATTCATTTAAATTAGAGCTCTCAAACTGATACTGTGTCCGTGAAAACAAGGATCTTGTTAActaatattcaatgttttcaaaaccggaCCGGACCCGTGGTCGAACCACGTTAAGCCGCGAACCGGCAGCATACTCGGATTGggttaatatcaaaacccaaagaaaattgaaccggtaaaaaaaccatattaacctgccaaaaacccaaaaaccggtgaaccattgaaccggataaaaccgggttctaacttttttttgtaaaaccaaGTGCAATTaattacttttctatttttattcttaGCAGTAGTAggatttcttaaaataaaaatttccgtaattgaactttttacttttcatactagttttttttccttctagtTTGAATTCTCTACAACTCACAccataaatctttaaaatcaatgtaattttattgaaacaaattatttttataataaaagatgtTTGATCAGTGCTTGTTTTGGTAATCAATTTggtgttcattttttttccctAGTGTACGTAATGGAAGAGAatgattactaaaatattttattggtaatggttagtttgttacactttgagtttattacttaaaaaaaacataatgattattgaagtattttatttggtgtaaccaattatatcatagttgtaatcattggaaaaaaaaatagaaaacatatccttacctattatttataaaaatatcatcaaaatcaattgaacccGGTTGACCCCGGTCGAACCATATTAACTCATGATCCAGAAGCTTTCCCGGTTCAGttaccggtccggttttaaaaacattgctaATATTACGATGAAAATACAATCTTgatttacaacttttttttttgtttttatctacaCCTTAATTAAAATAGTACTTGAAGATTGGTACCTCAAGTACGAGaagaagagtttacaaaagtaacTTATAAATCAAGTGATCTCGACAATCTGCATTTGCATAACCAATTCcaagtcacaaaaaaaaattgaaatagaaaaatacaCTACGTATTAATTTTCTGTCTacctaattaatttaaaaaacacatactacataaaaagaagagaaataaggTTTATCATTTTGCATTACATAATTGTAGATAgtgaatataaataaaaatttacaactTGTGTTATGAGTAAACATATGAATATATTTGGTACATGTTAATATTTGTCAAATTTCTTAGTTCTTTTTTGCAAAAggattacaattatttttattgatattattCCTACATTCTGTTAAGGTGGCAGAGCACCTATACGTCGCTTTAAAAGTAAGATCTCGGCAGCAGTACACATTATTTCTTGTTAGATAGCATGGATCTTTCAAAGGTGGACTAGTAAGGTCTTTGAAGAAATTACCTGTATAGAAAAAATCATTCGAAAAAATTATGGAGTATTCAATTGGGCAATTATcactaaaatgagttttttttcaaaataaaatatttcttttagtttttttttcttccaaaaataccactaaaatgtattttttctacaaataccaaaaaattaatTGAACTAATTTTTTCTATCAAAAACTAATCCCTAAATCCTAAATACAAAACTCTTCCCCTAAAAACTATAACCTCAATCtaaatttgtcaacccaaacataaaaaaataaattcttcccagtgaaaaatcaattttttatgtttgtagtatttttgaaaactaaatcttctgtggtatttttggaaaaaaggtaagtattgtatttttggaaaaaaaaattgtgttattttgagaaattccTCTATTCTCAAGATATACACAACATACATTCATAAAGGCTAGCCAGGGAAACAAAGACGACACAAAAGACAGCAAATTTGGAAAATGACATTGTGATTCTTGTGCCAGATacgattttgttgttttaaattaaCAAGCTTACATGTAAACACACATTTTATACAGTGCCGTGCCAGCCTTTCTAGGGGTTTAAGGCAAGTTTTAaagtgtaattatttttttaactgataattaacatataataatatttataattaataaagagGTCTAAAACAACAATTATACGTCTAAAAGatcttaaattttgtttttttatttgtttttttttatttgttttttttcttaaacatcatattcatatagaagcatgttctgattttttttacaaattcagaaaacataaatattaaccAATATTCATGTAACAGGAAAACTAAACAAGAATTTctttatatgttataaaaaaatcaaaatatagcAAGTTAAGCATAAATTTTTACACTACTATAAACATgaaacataaattataataatatacaaatacaaGAAGACTTCATAGAAACacatttgagaaaacaaaaatagttaggATTCATAGATTCTTAGagcttaaataaataaaaaagaaaataattttttttttttgatataagaATTTAGTTTTGAACTCAAgtggaaaatataaataaaattttggtttgaaccattacaccaaaattttatatattatgtggGGGTCTGAGGCAAATGCTTTTTTAATTACACTATAGGCACGGCcctgattttatatatatatatatatatatatatatatataataaaattctaaaagtagtaaattatttttttgaggGTAGTCCGAAAAAATTGTAGTTAgatttgtttggttaattttttttatctcctcGATTATCgatggtttatattttattgtatattaacgtttttttttatttttacttctaTTTAGAACaacttaattgttttttaacaaCATCCACATGAGCGATAGGTTAGCTAcaaagtttctaaaatttgCTAAAATTAATTAGCGATAGATTATTAATGACGacccattattattttttattggttattaatttgaaaggaaaaataaaatggagttattttagtaaattatataaaatattttttttgatgaatttcTACCGTTATGAAGAATGACAAAGATGAATTCTCCTCCCGTAAAAAAGGAATTAGAATCCTTTTCGATCACAGGTCACATGTTAATGGAGCCAGACACATCTAACTGCAAATTGCAAACAAAGATGTATTCTTTAAAACTTGTATCAATTCTAAGCCAAACAAAggtaaaatctaacaaaatgtcttcttttaaatttgtaatagtTCTAAACCAAACAAAGGAAAATATAACTTCTCTCCAGGAGGCCGAAcaaatataattacaaaacaTCTGATAATCATATTATTCAAATTACAAAtcattttaattgaattttaaacttatatttgaatattagtCATTTCTAATAACGTTCTACACATTTCAAAACTAACAACACTTAAAAAGTTTGGAGACTCAAACAAAGAAATGGTCATTACTCATGTATGcgtggttttgttttcttcgtttttttttcttcttctgctgccGTAAATGGAAACCGAAATGGCATTGatggagatggaagaaaagggAATTACATGTACAACCAAGAAGGAAAAAATTTAGTGTTGAGGAGTGACAAGAGTCGTGGGTTGGTCTTCACGGGTCTCAGGTTCGTCTGCATCATCTTTGGAAGAGTTTCGTGAATGCAAGTTCTTAACCTCACCTAACTGCAAACGTTAATCATATACTGAATAAGCCAAAAAACAGATTTAcacacttttgttttgtttaatgacAAAACTAATAAGATCTGTAATCAACAACTATAAAGATTATTCAACAATCAATACCTCTCTCAGGGTTTCTTGATGTTTAGCCAAAAGCTCATTGTACTTTATTTGCAGATCAGACTTCTCAGCTTGAAGCTTCTCATACTCAGAAACAGATGGACCACCTAGCTTTTGTTGAatgaatctgaagaagaaaaccACAGAGATATAGACAGAACAGAAGTACATTCAAAAGCCCTATGCGAGAAGGCTTGTGTTTTTGCTCGTATAGAGAAATCAGAAACTTACTCTAGAGCAGAGGAAGGCTTGTCATTCTGCTCATATAGAGAAACGAGAACTACATTCAAAACCCACCCCCATCGCGTTCCAAAACATATAAAAGAGTACAAAGCAAGTTATTTTGCAAGAACAGGTCAAATTATtcgattaaagaaaaaaacaaatagaaattataCCTTTGGTGAGTGAATCAAGAACTCCACTTGACTCCAGATACTTCCTGAAAGCTTCCTTCTTAACCTCTTTCTCCTGATTCatgcaaacacaaaaattagttcaaagagagaaaaataactTAACTGAAGAACATGACAAGTTTCAGTGAAGAAAAAGCAAACTTGAAATcagaaatagaaaaacaaacttaaatttAGGTCAAGGCAAGTTAT is drawn from Camelina sativa cultivar DH55 chromosome 1, Cs, whole genome shotgun sequence and contains these coding sequences:
- the LOC104793600 gene encoding C-Myc-binding protein homolog produces the protein MMRYKEEKEVKKEAFRKYLESSGVLDSLTKVLVSLYEQNDKPSSALEFIQQKLGGPSVSEYEKLQAEKSDLQIKYNELLAKHQETLRELGEVKNLHSRNSSKDDADEPETREDQPTTLVTPQH